Proteins from one Triticum aestivum cultivar Chinese Spring chromosome 7A, IWGSC CS RefSeq v2.1, whole genome shotgun sequence genomic window:
- the LOC123148127 gene encoding chitinase 1, whose amino-acid sequence MTNGYLFREYIGAQFTGVRFSDVPVNTGVSLHFILAFAIDYLASQQSKPTPTNGVFKPFWDTGNLTPAAMAATKAAHPNLSIMVSIGGDTVQNTGVNATYAPTSVDSWVANAVSSLSAMINQYGLDGVDVDYEHFGTDVDTFVEGIGRLLTQLKARFPNIRTSIAPYELPVNQKYYQALWRKYSGVIDYVNFQFYGYGANTVVQYYVQFYDEQARNYPGSGGTKLLASFKTGNVTGLLSPDQGISGAKELQRQGKLPGIFIFSADSSKMSPYLFKYETQAQQLVANH is encoded by the coding sequence ATGACGAACGGGTACCTCTTCCGGGAGTACATCGGCGCGCAGTTCACCGGCGTCCGGTTCTCCGACGTGCCCGTGAACACCGGCGTGAGCTTACACTTCATCCTCGCCTTCGCCATCGACTACCTGGCGAGCCAGCAGTCCAAGCCCACGCCGACCAACGGCGTCTTCAAGCCGTTCTGGGACACGGGCAACCTCACcccggccgccatggccgccaccaAGGCGGCCCACCCTAACCTGAGCATCATGGTCAGCATCGGCGGCGACACCGTCCAGAACACGGGCGTCAACGCCACCTACGCCCCGACCTCCGTCGACTCGTGGGTGGCCAACGCCGTCTCCTCCCTCTCCGCCATGATCAACCAGTACGGGCTGGACGGCGTGGACGTGGACTACGAGCACTTCGGCACCGACGTGGACACCTTCGTGGAGGGCATCGGCCGCCTGCTCACCCAGCTCAAGGCCCGCTTCCCCAACATCCGCACCTCCATCGCGCCCTACGAGCTCCCGGTCAACCAGAAGTACTACCAGGCTCTGTGGAGGAAGTACTCCGGGGTCATCGACTACGTCAACTTCCAGTTCTACGGCTACGGCGCCAACACCGTCGTCCAGTACTACGTGCAGTTCTACGACGAGCAGGCGCGCAACTACCCCGGCTCCGGCGGCACCAAGCTGCTCGCCAGCTTCAAGACCGGCAACGTCACCGGCCTGCTCTCGCCGGATCAAGGCATCAGCGGCGCCAAGGAGCTCCAGCGGCAGGGCAAGCTGCCGGGGATCTTCATCTTTTCGGCGGATAGCTCTAAGATGAGCCCCTACCTGTTCAAGTATGAGACCCAGGCGCAGCAGCTCGTCGCCAACCACTAA